The window GAACCAGCAGGAAAAAGTTGTCGACTACCTTCGCCGGGTCACCAACGATCTGCGGCGCGCCCGCCGCCGTATAGGCGAGTTGGAATCCCGCGACACCGAGCCCGTCGCGATCGTCGGAATGAGCTGCCGGCTGCCCGGCGGAGTGAGCTCGCCGGAATCCCTGTGGGACCTCGTGGAATCCGGCGGCGACGCCATTTCCGGATTTCCCGCCGACCGCGGCTGGGACATCGAGGCGCTCACTGGAAAGGGAGAGGGAAGCAGCTCCACGCACGAGGGCGGATTCCTCTACGAGGCCACCGACTTCGACGCCGGTTTCTTCGGCATATCGCCGCGCGAGGCGACCGCCATGGACCCGCAGCAGCGCCTGCTGCTCGAAGTCTCCTGGGAGGCCCTGGAGCGGTCCGGCATCGCCCCCACCTCCCTGCGCGGCAGCTCGACCGGCGTGTTCGTGGGCTCCTACCACTGGGGCGCCCCCTCCGCCGACACCGCCGCCGAACTCCACGGCCACGCCCTGACCGGCACCGCCGCCAGCGTGCTGTCCGGCCGTCTCTCCTACGTCTACGGTCTCGAGGGCCCGGCGGTCACCGTCGACACCGCCTGCTCGTCCTCCCTCGTCGCCCTGCACATGGCGGCCCAGTCGCTGCGCCGAGGGGAGTCCTCGCTCGCCGTCGTCGGCGGCGTCACCATCCTCGCCGAGCCCTCCGTCTTCGTGGAGTTCAGCGCCCAGGGCGGCCTGGCCCCCGACGGCCGCTGCAAGGCGTTCTCCGACGAGGCCGACGGCACCGGCTGGGGCGAGGGCGTCGGCGTCCTCGTCGTCGAACGGCTCTCCGACGCCGTCCGCAACGGCCACCGCGTGCTCGCCGTGCTGCGCGGCTCCGCCGTCAACCAGGACGGCGCCTCCAACGGCCTGACCGCCCCGAGCGGCCGCGCCCAGGAACAGGTCATCCGCCAGGCCCTGAGCAACTCCGGCCTCACCGGTGCCGACGTCGACGTCGTCGAGGCGCACGGCACCGGCACCCGGCTGGGCGACCCCATCGAGGCAGGGGCCCTGCTCGCCACCTACGGCCAGGAGCACGACCCCGAACAGCCCCTGTGGCTGGGCTCACTGAAGTCCAACATCGGCCACACCCAGGCCGCCGCGGGCGTCGCAGGCGTCATCAAGATGGTCATGGCGCTGCGCCACGGCGTACTGCCCGCGACCCTGCACGCCGCGTCGCCCTCCACCCACGTCGACTGGGAGTCGGGCCACGTCCGCCTCCTGGACGAGACCGCCGCCTGGCCGGAGACCGGCCGTCCGCGCCGGGCCGCGGTGTCCTCGTTCGGCATCAGCGGCACCAACGCCCACGCCGTCCTGGAGCAGGCCCCCGTGCCCGCCGAGGACGCCGGGGCCGAGGAAGCCCCGCGGCAGCCCGCCGTCGTGCCGGCTGCCCTGCCGTGGCCGCTCTCCGCCCACTCCGGGCAGGCGCTTCGCGACCAGGCCGCCGCCCTCGTCACCCGCCTCGACGCCGACACCGAGCCGCGCCCCCAGGACGTCGGCCACAGCCTGCTCACCTCCCGGGCCCTGCTGGAGCGCCGGGCCGTCGTCGTCGCGTCCGGCCGGGACGACCTGCTCACCGGCAGCCGCGCGCTGGCCGAGGGCCAGTCCTGGAGCGGACTCGTCGAGGGCGCCGCCGACGTCGACGGTCGTACCGTCTTCGTGTTCCCCGGTCAGGGTTCGCAGTGGGTGGGCATGGGTGCCCAGCTCCTGGACGAGTCGCCGGTGTTCGCGGAGCGGATCGCCGAGTGCGCCGCCGCGCTGGCCGAGTTCACCGACTGGAACCTCGTCGACGTGCTGCGGGGCGTGGAGGGCGCTCCGACGCTGGAGCGCGTCGATGTGGTTCAGCCCGTGTCGTTCGCGGTGATGGTGTCGCTGGCCGCGGTGTGGCGTGCGCAGGGTGTGGAGCCGGACGCGGTGGTGGGTCACTCGCAGGGTGAGATCGCCGCCGCCGTGGTGTCCGGTGCGCTGTCGTTGCGTGACGGTGCGCGGGTGGTGGCGCTGCGCAGCCAGGCCATCGGGCGCAGCCTCGCCGGCCGGGGCGGGATGATGTCGGTGGCGCTGCCCGTCGCGGATGTGGAGGCCCGTCTCGAGGCGTTCGGCGGGCGGGTGTCCGTCGCCGCCGAGAACGGCCCCCGCTCCTGCGTGGTCTCCGGCGAACCCGGCGCCCTGGACGAGCTGTCCGACCTGCTCACCGCCGAGGACGTGCGCGTGCGCCGCGTCCCCGTGGACTACGCCTCGCACTCCCACCACGTCGAGGACCTGCACGACGAGATCCTTCAGCTGCTGGCCGAGGTGGAGCCGTCCGCGCCGCGGATCCCGCTGTTCTCCACGGTCACCGGCGACTGGCTCGAGACCACCGTCATGGACGCCGGCTACTGGTACCGCAGCCTGCGCGGACGGGTCCTGTTCGCGGACGCCGTGCGCGGCCTGATCGCCGCCGAGCACCGCGCCTTCATCGAGGTCAGCTCCCACCCCGTCCTCGCCATGTCCGTCCAGGACATGCTCGACGACGCCCAAGTGGCGGGCGTGGCCTCCGGCACCCTGCGCCGCGACAACGGCGGCCTCGACCGCTTCCTGCTGTCCGCCGCCCAGGTGTTCGTCCGCGGCGTCCACGTCGACTGGGCCCCGCTGTTCGAGGGCACCGGCGCGACCCGCGTCGACCTGCCCACGTACGCCTTCCAGCACGAGCGCTACTGGATCAGCCGTGCCGTCGTGGACCGTTCGGCCACCGCGCCGATGGACGCCGAGTTCTGGGCGGCCGTCGAGCAGGCGGACGTCTCCGCCCTCACCGATGCGCTCGGCACGGACGAGCAGTCCGTCGCCGCGATCCTTCCCGGCCTCGCCTCCTGGCGCCGCACCCGCGGCGAGCGCTCCACCGTCGACTCCTGGCGCTACCGGGTCACCTGGGAGCCGCTGGCCCAGATCCCCCGCGCCACCCTCGACGGCACCTGGCTGCTGGTGTCCGCCGACGGCGTCGACGACACCGACGTCGCCGCAGCGCTGGAGACGGGTGGTGCCCAGGTGCGCCGCCTCGTCCTCGACGAGACCTGCACCGACCCCGCCGTCCTGCGTGAGCGCCTCACGGACACGGACGGCCTGACCGGCATCGTCTCCGTACTCGCCGACGCCGAACAGGACTCCGCCCGCCACCCCGGACTGACCCTCGGGCTCGCGCTGTCCGTGTCGCTGGCGCAGGCCCTCGGCGAGGCCGGCGTCACCGCCCCGCTGTGGTTCCTGACCCGCGGCGCCTTCTCCACCGGCCCGTCCGACACCGTCAACCGGCCGCTGCAGAGCCAGGTCGCCGGTCTCGGCTGGACCGTCGCCGTCGAGCACCCCCGCCGCTGGGGCGGCGTCGTCGACCTGCCCGAGACGCTCGACGCCCGTGCCGCACAGCGGCTCGCTGCCGCACTCGCCGGGGCGCTCGGCGACGACGACCAGCTCGCCGTCCGTCCCGCAGGCGTGCTCGCCCGCCGCATCGTCCGTGCGAGCGGCGACACCCGCCGCAAGGCCCGCTCCTGGAAGCCGCGCGGCACCACCCTGGTCACCGGCGGCTCCGGCACCCTCGCCCCCGGACTCGCCCGCCACCTGTCCGCCCACGGCGCCGAGCACCTCGTGCTGCTCAGCCGCCGCGGCGCGGACGCGCCCGGCGCGGCCGAACTCGCCGCCGAACTTCGAGCGGCGGGCACCGAGACGCAGTTCGTGGCCTGCGACATCACCGACCGCGACGCCGTCGCCGCCCTCCTGGACGGACTGAAGGCCGAGGGCCGCACCGTCCGCACGGTCGTGCACACCGCCGCCGTCATCGAGCTGTCCGCCCTCGCCGACACCACCGTCGACGCGTTCGCCGAGGTCGTGCACGCCAAGGTCAGCGGCGCCCGGATCCTCGACGAACTCCTCGACGACGAGGAGCTGGACGACTTCGTCCTGTACTCCTCCACCGCCGGCATGTGGGGCAGCGGCGCGCACGCCGCCTACGTCGCGGGCAACGCCTACCTGTCCGCGCTCGCCGAACAGCGCCGCGCCCGCGGCGCCCGCGCCACCTCCATCCACTGGGGCAAGTGGCCCGACGACCTCGAACGCGAGCTGGCCGACCCGCACCAGATCCGCCGCAGCGGCCTCGAGTACCTCGACCCCGAGCTGGCGCTGACCGCCCTCCAGCGCGTCATGGAGGACGACGAGACCGTCATCGGCCTCATGGACATCGACTGGGGCACGTACTTCGACGTCTTCACCGCGGGACGCCCCTCGCACCTGTTCGACCGGATCCCCGAGGTCGCGCGGCTGCTGGCCGACCGGGCCGCGCCCGCCGTCACGGCCACCGCGAGCAGCGGCCTGGCCGCCCGCCTGCAGGGCGTGTCCGCCGCCGAGCAGGACCGGATCGTGCTCGCCCTGGTCCGCGAGGAGACCGCCGCCGTCCTCGGCCACGCCTCCGCCGACACCGTCCCGGAGCGCCGCGCCTTCCGCGACATCGGCTTCGACTCGGTGACCGCCGTCGACCTGCGCAACCGCCTTGTCGCCGCGTCCGGGCTCACCCTGCCGTCCACCATGGTCTTCGACCACCCCAACGCCGTCGCGCTCGCCGCGTTCCTCAAGGCCACCGCGCTCGGCATCACCGGCACGGCCGGCGACCGGCCCGCCGCCGCGGTCACCGCCGGCGACGACGACCCGATCGCCATCGTCGGCATGAGCTGCCGCTTCCCCGGCGGCGCGAACACCCCGGAGGAGCTGCTGCGGCTCGCCCTCGACGGCGCCGACGTCATCTCCGAGTTCCCCGCCGAACGCGGCTGGGACGCCCACGGCCTGTACGACCCGGACCCCGACCGGCAGGGCCGCACCTACTCCGTGCACGGCGGGTTCCTCCACGAGGCGGCCGGCTTCGACCCCGGTTTCTTCGGCATCTCGCCCCGCGAGGCGCTCGCCATGGACCCGCAGCAGCGGCTGCTCCTGGAGACCTCCTGGGAAGCCCTGGAGCGGGCCGGCATCGACCCCGAGTCGCTGCGCTCCACCGCCACCGGCGCCTTCTTCGGCGCCAGCTACCAGGACTACTCCAGCAGCGTCCAGAACGGCACCGAGGGCACCGAGGTGCACATGATGACCGGCACCGCGGCCAGCGTGCTGTCCGGCCGTGTCTCCTACCTGCTCGGCCTGGAGGGCCCCGCGGTCACCGTCGACACCGCCTGCTCCTCCTCCCTGGTCGCGATGCACCTGGCCTGCCAGTCCCTGCGCAGCGGCGAGAGCAGCCTCGCCCTGGCCGGCGGCGCCGCCATCATGGCCACCCCGCACGCGTTCGTCGGCTTCAGCCGGCAGCGCGCGCTGGCCGGGAACGGCCGCTGCAAGCCGTTCGCCGAGGCCGCCGACGGCATGACCCTCGCCGAGGGCGTCGGCGTCGTCCTGCTGGAGAAGCTCTCCGACGCCCGCCGCAACGGCCACGAGGTCCTCGCCGTCATCCGCGGCTCCGCCATCAACCAGGACGGCGCCTCCAACGGCCTCACCGCCCCCAACGGCGTCTCCCAGCAGCGCGTCATCCGCCAGGCCCTCGCCAACGCCGGACTCGGGGCCGCCGACGTCGACGTGGTCGAGGCACACGGCACCGGCACCAAGCTCGGCGACCCCATCGAGGCCGGCGCCCTGCTCGCCACCTACGGCCAGGGCCGCGACGGCGGACAGCCGCTGCTGCTCGGCTCGGTGAAGTCCAACATCGGCCACACCCAGGCCGCCGCGGGCGCCGCCGGCGTCATCAAGATGGTGATGGCCATGCAGGCGGGCGAACTGCCCGGCACCCTGCACATCGACGAGCCCTCCAGCCACGTCGACTGGACCTCGGGCGCCGTCACCCTGCTGCGCGAGCGCACCGCCTGGCCGGCCGCCGAGGACCGCCCGCGCCGGGCCGGTGTCTCCTCCTTCGGCATCAGTGGCACCAACGCCCACCTCCTCCTGGAGCAGGCGCCGCCCGCCGAGGAGCCCGCCGCACAGCCCGTCGAGGAGCCCGCCCAGGACGCTCCGCTCGTCCCCTGGCTGCTGTCCGCCAAGTCCGCGCAGGCGCTGCGCGAGCAGGCGTCCCGGCTGCTGACCTCGACGGCCGGCGCCACCGCCGCGGCCGCCCGCGTCGGACACGCCCTGGCCACCACCCGGTCCACCTTCGACCACCGCGCCGTCGTCCTCGGCAGCCGGCCCGAGGACTTCGCCCGCGGCCTGGAGGCCGTGGTGTCCTCCGTGTCCGCCCCCGGCGTCGTCACCGGCACCGCGGGACCGGACTCCGCCGGACCCGTCTTCGTCTACCCGGGCCAGGGCTCCCAGTGGTGGGGCATGGGCCGCGAACTCCTCGCCACCTCCGAGGTGTTCCGCACCGCAGTCGACGACTGCGCCGCCGCGCTCGCCCCGTACACCGACTGGTCCCTGCACGAGGTGCTGGCCGGTGAGGGCGACCCGGAGCTGCTCGAGCGCGTGGACGTGGTCCAGCCCGCCCTGTTCTCGATGATGGTCGCCCTCACCGCGCTGTGGCGGGCGCACGGCGTCGAACCGGCCGCCGTCGTCGGCCACTCGCAGGGCGAGATCGCCGCCGCCTGCGTCGCCGGGGCGCTCAGCCTGGAGGACGCCGCCCTCGTCGTCGCGCTGCGCAGCCAGGCCCTGCCCCAGCTGTCCGGGCTCGGCGGCATGATGTCCGTCTCCGCGCCCGCCGAACGCGTCACCGAGCTCCTCCAGCCGTGGGGCGAGGCGCTGTCCATCGCCGCCGTCAACGGCCCCTCCTCGGTGATCGTCTCCGGCGACGCCGACGCCCTCGACGAACTCCTCGAAACCTGCCGCGAGCAGAACGTACGGGCCCGCAAGGTGTCCGTGGACTACGCCTCGCACGGCCGGCACGTCGAGGCCGTGCGCGACGAACTCGCCCGCGTCCTCGCCCCCGTCAGCCCCCGCACCCCCGAGGTGCCGTTCTACTCGACCGTCACCGGCGCCCGGCTCGACGAGGCGGCCTTCGACGGCTCCTACTGGTACACCAACCTGCGGCAGACGGTGCTGATGGAGGACGCCACCCGCGCCCTCGTCGCCGCCGGACACCGCGTGTTCGTGGAGATCAGCCCGCACCCGGTGCTGGCCGCCCCGATCCAGGAGACGCAGGAGAGCCTCGCCGAGGACGCGGTGGAGGTGGCCGAGACCGCCGCCGTCCTCGGCACGCTGCGCCGCGACGACGGCGACCGCCGCCGGTTCCTCACCTCGCTCGCCGAGGCGCACACCCACGGCATCGCCGTCGACTGGACCACCGTTTTCGACCGCCCCGCGTACGCGCCGGTCGACCTGCCCACCTACCCCTTCCAGCGGCAGGACTTCTGGCCCGAGCCGAAGGCCGCCGCCGCGGGCACCGCCGACGCCTCCGACGCCGCGTTCTGGGAACTGGTCGAGAGCCAGGACCTCGCCGCGCTCGCCGGTGAACTCGGCATCCCCGCCGACGACGGCGCCTCCCGGCTCGGCGACGTGCTGCCCGCGCTGTCCGCCTGGCGCACCCGCTCCCTCACCCGCTCACGTGTGGACGCCCTGCGCTACCACGTCGAGTGGAACCGCGTCGCCGAACCCGGCACCTCCCGGCCCGCCGGCCGGCTCCTTGCGGTGATCTCACCGGACCACGCGGGCGCCCCCTGGGTCGCCGCCGTCCTCGACGCGCTCGGCCCGGACACCGTCCGGTTCGAGGCCAAGGGCACCGACCGGGCCGCCTGGGCCGCGCAGCTCGCCCAGCTCCGCGAGGACGAGGGGGAGTTCCACGCCGTGGTCTCCCTGCTCGCCGCAGCCGAAGCACTCCACACCGACTTCGGATCCGTGCCGCTCGGCCTCGCCCAGACCCTCGCCCTCGTCCAGGCCCTCGGCGACGCGGAGCTCACCGCGCCCCTGTGGTGCCTGACCCGGGGCGGTGTCGCCGCCGGCCGCGGCGACGTCCTCAGCAGCCCCGTGCAGGGCGCGCTGTGGGGCCTCGGCCGCGTCATCGGCCTCGAACACCCCGACCGGTGGGGCGGTCTCGTCGACCTGCCGGAGACGGTCGACTCCCGGGCCGCCGCCCGGCTCACCGGACTGCTCGCCGACGCGGGCGGCGAGGACCAGCTCGCGATCCGCGGGTCGGGCGTGCTCGCCCGCCGCCTCGCCCACGCCGCCCCGGCCGTACCCGGCTCCGGGAAGCGCCCGCCGGTCCGCGGCTCCGTCCTCGTCACCGGCGGCACCGGCGGCATCGGCGGCCGGGTCGCCCGCCGCCTCGCCGAGCAGGGCGCCGAACACCTGGTGCTGACCAGCAGGCGCGGCGCCGACGCCCCGGGAGCGGCCGAACTCCGCGCCGAACTGCAGCAGTTGGGCGTCCGGGTGACCATCGCCGCGTGCGACGCCGCCGACCGGGACGCGCTCGCCGCGCTCCTGGCGGGCCTGCCCGAGGACGCGCCGCTCACCGCTGTCTTCCACTCCGCCGGTGTCGCCCACGGCGACGCCCCGGTCGCCGACCTGACCATCGACCAGCTCGACGCGCTGATGCGCGCCAAGCTGACCGCCGCCGGGCACCTGCACGAGCTGACCGCCGGCCTCGACCTGGACGCGTTCGTCATGTTCTCGTCCGGCGCCGCGGTCTGGGGCAGCGGCGGCCAGCCCGGTTACGCCGCGGCCAACGCCTACCTAGACGCCCTCGCCGAGCACCGCAGGTCCCTCGGCCTGACCGCCGCGTCGGTGGCCTGGGGCACCTGGGGCGAGGTCGGCATGGCGACCGACCCCGAGGTCCACGACCGGCTCGTCCGCCAGGGCGTCCTGGCCATGGAGCCGGAACACGCGCTGGGCGCGCTCGACCAGATGCTCGAGAACGACGACACCGCGGCCGCCGTCACCCTGATGGACTGGGAGCTGTTCGCGCCCGCCTTCACCGCGAACCGCCCCAGCGCCCTGCTGAGCACCGTCCCGGAAGCCGTGTCTGCCCTCACCGACGAGGGCCCGGCCGCCGCCGACGGCTCCGGCGCGGCCGTGCCGCCGCTGCGTGCCCGCCTGGACGGGCTGCCCACCGCCGAACGCGGCCGGGCCCTCGTCGAAGCCGTCCGCGCCGAGGCGTCCGCGACCCTCGGCCACGACAGCCCCGACGCGGTGCCCGCCTCGCGAGCCTTCCGCGACGTCGGCTTCGACTCCGTCACCGCGGTCGAACTGCGCAACCGGCTCCGCTCCGCCCTCGGGCTGCCGCTGCCGGCCGCCCTCGTCTTCGACTACCCGAATCCCACGGCCCTCGCCCAGCACATCGGTTCGCTGCTCTACGGCACCGCACCCGATGACGCGGACACCGGCCGCGCGGACGACCCCGACGCCCGCATCCGTGAGGCCCTCGCCACCGTCCCGATCGGACGGCTGCGCAAGGCGGGCCTCCTCGACATGGTGCTGAAACTCGCCGAGTCCGACGACGTTGAGGACAGCGCCCCCGCCGACGACGACACGGCGGACTCCCTCGACGACATGGACGCCGAAGAGCTGCTGCGGCTGGCCGCCCAGAACTCGGCGAACTGAAAGAGAGCTGGAACACGATGAGCACGTCCCCCAACAAGTACGTCGAGGCGCTGCGGTCGTCCCTCAAGGAGATCGAACGGCTGCGCAAGCAGAACGAGCAGCTGGTCGCCTCGGCGGCGGAGCCGATCGCCGTCGTCGGCATCGGCTGCCGCTTCCCCGGCGGCGTCGTCTCCCCCGAGGACCTGTGGGAGCTCGTCGCCCAGGGCCGCGACGTCATCGGCCCGTTCCCGACCGACCGCGGCTGGGACCTGGACCGGCTGGCGGGCGGCGGCGAGGGCAGCAGCCTCGCCCAGGTCGGCGGCTTCCTTCAGGACGCCGCCGGCTTCGACCCCGCCTTCTTCGGCATCTCGCCCCGCGAGGCCGTCGCCATGGACCCGCAGCAGCGCATCCTCCTGGAGATCGCCTGGGAGGGACTGGAGCGGGCCGGCATCGACCCCTCCACGCTGCGGGGCAGCCGCACGGGCGTGTTCATGGGTACCACGGGCCAGGACTACGCGGAGGTCATCAAGGCGTCCGACGAGGACGCCGAGGTGTACTCCACGACCGGTCACGCCGCCAGCGTGATCTCCGGCCGGCTCTCCTACTTCCTGGGCGCCGAGGGCCCGGCGGTCACCGTCGACACCGGCTGCTCGTCGTCGCTCGTGGCCCTGCACCTGGCCGTGCAGGCCCTGCGGGGCGGCGAGTGCTCCCTGGCCCTGGCGGGCGGCGCGTCCGTCATGGCCACGCCCCACCCGTTCATCGCGTTCACCTCGCAGAGCGGACTGGCCGCCGACGGCCGCTGCAAGCCGTTCTCCGACGACGCCGACGGCACCGGCTGGGCCGAGGGCGCCGGCCTGTTCATCCTGATGCGGCTGTCCGACGCCCAGCGCGAGGGCCGTACGGTCCTCGCCGTGCTGCGCGGCTCCGCCATCAACCAGGACGGCGCCTCCAACGGCCTCACCGCCCCCAACGGCCCCTCCCAGCAGCGCGTCATCCGCGCCGCCCTGGACAGCGCGCACCTGACCGCCGCGGACGTCGACGCGGTCGAGGCGCACGGCACCGGCACCACCCTCGGCGACCCGATCGAGGCGCAGGCGCTGCTCGCCACCTACGGCCAGGACCGCGAGCGGCCGCTGCTGCTCGGCTCCGTCAAGTCGAACATCGGCCACGCCCAAGCCGCTTCCGGCGCCGCCGGCGTGATCAAGATGATCATGGCGATGCGGCACGGCGTGCTGCCCCAGAGCCTCCACGCCGAGCGGCCGACCAGCAACGTCGACTGGACCGCCGGCTCCGTCGAACTCCTCGACCGCGCCGTCGACTGGCCCGAGACCGGCCGCGCCCGCCGGGCCGGTGTGTCCTCCTTCGGCATCAGCGGCACCAACGCCCACCTCATCCTCGAACAGGCCCCCGCCGCGCCCGAGCGCCCCGCCACGGACCCCGCCGTCCGCCCCGCGCTCGTCCCGTGGACCCTGTCCGGCCGCTCCGCCGCAGCGCTCGACGCCCAGCGCGAGCGCCTCGCCGCCCACCTCGCGGGCCACCCGGGCGCCGACCCGCTCGACATCGGCTTCGCGCTCGCCGACGGCCGCGCCACCTTCGAGCACCGCGCCGTCCTGCTCTGTGCGGGCTCCGACGCCTCGGGCGCCACCGAGATCGCCCACGGTTCGGTCGACGACGGGGCCTCGGCCGTCCTGTTCTCCGGCCAGGGCTCCCAGCGCCTCGGCATGGGCCGCGAACTGCACGCCCGCTTCCCGGTGTTCGCCGAGGCCTTCGACGAGATCGCCGCCCTCCTCGACCGCCACACCGACCGCTCGCTGCGCGACATCGTCTGGGGCGCCGACGCGGGCCTGCTGAACGAGACCGGCTGGACGCAGCCCGCGCTGTTCGCCGTCGAGGTCGCCCTCTACCGCCTCGTCTCCTCCCTGGGCGTCACCCCCGACTACGTCGGCGGCCACTCCATCGGCGAGATCGCCGCCGCGCATGTCGCCGGGGTGCTGTCGCTTCAGGACGCGTGCACGCTGGTCGCCGCCCGCGCCCGCCTGATGCAGGAGCTGCCGCGGGGCGGTGCGATGCTCGCGGTGCGCGCCACCGAGGAGGAGGTCTTCCCGCTTCTGACGGAGCGGGTCTCGATCGCCGCGGTCAACGGGCCGTCCTCCGTGGTCGTCGCCGGTGACGAGGACGAGGTCGCCGCGATCGCCGCGCACTTCGAGGCGCAGGACCGCAAGACCACCCGGCTCAGGGTGAGCCACGCCTTCCACTCGCCGCTCATGGACCCGATGCTGGAGGAGTTCCGGAGCGTCGCCCGGGGCCTCACCTACCACGAGCCGCGCATCCCGGTCGTCTCCAACCTGACCGGAACCGTCGCCGACCCCGCCGACCTGTGCACCGCCGACTACTGGGTCCGCCACGTCCGCGAGGCGGTCCGCTTCGCCGACGGCGTCACCACCCTCGCCGCCCGCGGCGTCACCACCATCCTCGAAGTCGGCCCCGACGGCGTGCTGTCCGCGATGGCGCAGGAGTCCCTGCCCGAGGGCACGACCGCCGTGCCGCTGCTGCGCAAGGACCGCCCCGAGGAGGAGTCCGCCCTCACCGGACTCGCCCGCGTGCACGTCCGCGGCCTCACCGTCCGCTGGGCCCGCCTCTTCGACACCAGCGGCGCCCTCCGCGCCGACCTGCCCACCTACCCCTTCCAGAACCAGCGGTTCTGGCCGGCCGCGGGCCGCTCCACCCAGGACGTCACCGCCGCCGGACTCGGCT of the Streptomyces sp. NBC_01788 genome contains:
- a CDS encoding type I polyketide synthase — encoded protein: MPEPEQNQQEKVVDYLRRVTNDLRRARRRIGELESRDTEPVAIVGMSCRLPGGVSSPESLWDLVESGGDAISGFPADRGWDIEALTGKGEGSSSTHEGGFLYEATDFDAGFFGISPREATAMDPQQRLLLEVSWEALERSGIAPTSLRGSSTGVFVGSYHWGAPSADTAAELHGHALTGTAASVLSGRLSYVYGLEGPAVTVDTACSSSLVALHMAAQSLRRGESSLAVVGGVTILAEPSVFVEFSAQGGLAPDGRCKAFSDEADGTGWGEGVGVLVVERLSDAVRNGHRVLAVLRGSAVNQDGASNGLTAPSGRAQEQVIRQALSNSGLTGADVDVVEAHGTGTRLGDPIEAGALLATYGQEHDPEQPLWLGSLKSNIGHTQAAAGVAGVIKMVMALRHGVLPATLHAASPSTHVDWESGHVRLLDETAAWPETGRPRRAAVSSFGISGTNAHAVLEQAPVPAEDAGAEEAPRQPAVVPAALPWPLSAHSGQALRDQAAALVTRLDADTEPRPQDVGHSLLTSRALLERRAVVVASGRDDLLTGSRALAEGQSWSGLVEGAADVDGRTVFVFPGQGSQWVGMGAQLLDESPVFAERIAECAAALAEFTDWNLVDVLRGVEGAPTLERVDVVQPVSFAVMVSLAAVWRAQGVEPDAVVGHSQGEIAAAVVSGALSLRDGARVVALRSQAIGRSLAGRGGMMSVALPVADVEARLEAFGGRVSVAAENGPRSCVVSGEPGALDELSDLLTAEDVRVRRVPVDYASHSHHVEDLHDEILQLLAEVEPSAPRIPLFSTVTGDWLETTVMDAGYWYRSLRGRVLFADAVRGLIAAEHRAFIEVSSHPVLAMSVQDMLDDAQVAGVASGTLRRDNGGLDRFLLSAAQVFVRGVHVDWAPLFEGTGATRVDLPTYAFQHERYWISRAVVDRSATAPMDAEFWAAVEQADVSALTDALGTDEQSVAAILPGLASWRRTRGERSTVDSWRYRVTWEPLAQIPRATLDGTWLLVSADGVDDTDVAAALETGGAQVRRLVLDETCTDPAVLRERLTDTDGLTGIVSVLADAEQDSARHPGLTLGLALSVSLAQALGEAGVTAPLWFLTRGAFSTGPSDTVNRPLQSQVAGLGWTVAVEHPRRWGGVVDLPETLDARAAQRLAAALAGALGDDDQLAVRPAGVLARRIVRASGDTRRKARSWKPRGTTLVTGGSGTLAPGLARHLSAHGAEHLVLLSRRGADAPGAAELAAELRAAGTETQFVACDITDRDAVAALLDGLKAEGRTVRTVVHTAAVIELSALADTTVDAFAEVVHAKVSGARILDELLDDEELDDFVLYSSTAGMWGSGAHAAYVAGNAYLSALAEQRRARGARATSIHWGKWPDDLERELADPHQIRRSGLEYLDPELALTALQRVMEDDETVIGLMDIDWGTYFDVFTAGRPSHLFDRIPEVARLLADRAAPAVTATASSGLAARLQGVSAAEQDRIVLALVREETAAVLGHASADTVPERRAFRDIGFDSVTAVDLRNRLVAASGLTLPSTMVFDHPNAVALAAFLKATALGITGTAGDRPAAAVTAGDDDPIAIVGMSCRFPGGANTPEELLRLALDGADVISEFPAERGWDAHGLYDPDPDRQGRTYSVHGGFLHEAAGFDPGFFGISPREALAMDPQQRLLLETSWEALERAGIDPESLRSTATGAFFGASYQDYSSSVQNGTEGTEVHMMTGTAASVLSGRVSYLLGLEGPAVTVDTACSSSLVAMHLACQSLRSGESSLALAGGAAIMATPHAFVGFSRQRALAGNGRCKPFAEAADGMTLAEGVGVVLLEKLSDARRNGHEVLAVIRGSAINQDGASNGLTAPNGVSQQRVIRQALANAGLGAADVDVVEAHGTGTKLGDPIEAGALLATYGQGRDGGQPLLLGSVKSNIGHTQAAAGAAGVIKMVMAMQAGELPGTLHIDEPSSHVDWTSGAVTLLRERTAWPAAEDRPRRAGVSSFGISGTNAHLLLEQAPPAEEPAAQPVEEPAQDAPLVPWLLSAKSAQALREQASRLLTSTAGATAAAARVGHALATTRSTFDHRAVVLGSRPEDFARGLEAVVSSVSAPGVVTGTAGPDSAGPVFVYPGQGSQWWGMGRELLATSEVFRTAVDDCAAALAPYTDWSLHEVLAGEGDPELLERVDVVQPALFSMMVALTALWRAHGVEPAAVVGHSQGEIAAACVAGALSLEDAALVVALRSQALPQLSGLGGMMSVSAPAERVTELLQPWGEALSIAAVNGPSSVIVSGDADALDELLETCREQNVRARKVSVDYASHGRHVEAVRDELARVLAPVSPRTPEVPFYSTVTGARLDEAAFDGSYWYTNLRQTVLMEDATRALVAAGHRVFVEISPHPVLAAPIQETQESLAEDAVEVAETAAVLGTLRRDDGDRRRFLTSLAEAHTHGIAVDWTTVFDRPAYAPVDLPTYPFQRQDFWPEPKAAAAGTADASDAAFWELVESQDLAALAGELGIPADDGASRLGDVLPALSAWRTRSLTRSRVDALRYHVEWNRVAEPGTSRPAGRLLAVISPDHAGAPWVAAVLDALGPDTVRFEAKGTDRAAWAAQLAQLREDEGEFHAVVSLLAAAEALHTDFGSVPLGLAQTLALVQALGDAELTAPLWCLTRGGVAAGRGDVLSSPVQGALWGLGRVIGLEHPDRWGGLVDLPETVDSRAAARLTGLLADAGGEDQLAIRGSGVLARRLAHAAPAVPGSGKRPPVRGSVLVTGGTGGIGGRVARRLAEQGAEHLVLTSRRGADAPGAAELRAELQQLGVRVTIAACDAADRDALAALLAGLPEDAPLTAVFHSAGVAHGDAPVADLTIDQLDALMRAKLTAAGHLHELTAGLDLDAFVMFSSGAAVWGSGGQPGYAAANAYLDALAEHRRSLGLTAASVAWGTWGEVGMATDPEVHDRLVRQGVLAMEPEHALGALDQMLENDDTAAAVTLMDWELFAPAFTANRPSALLSTVPEAVSALTDEGPAAADGSGAAVPPLRARLDGLPTAERGRALVEAVRAEASATLGHDSPDAVPASRAFRDVGFDSVTAVELRNRLRSALGLPLPAALVFDYPNPTALAQHIGSLLYGTAPDDADTGRADDPDARIREALATVPIGRLRKAGLLDMVLKLAESDDVEDSAPADDDTADSLDDMDAEELLRLAAQNSAN